The following are encoded together in the Peromyscus leucopus breed LL Stock chromosome 1, UCI_PerLeu_2.1, whole genome shotgun sequence genome:
- the Fbxw4 gene encoding F-box/WD repeat-containing protein 4 isoform X2, translating into MRDCAWPRGTAVHSLPFFPSRSGQLITHLGSDFPPGAGVLDVMYESPSTLLSCGYDTYVRYWDLRTSARKCVMEWEEPHDSTLYCLQTDGNHLLATGSSYYGVVRLWDRRQRACLHPCCAAPRPAATTLAPEARPPGPWR; encoded by the exons ATGAGAGACTGTGCATGGCCAAGGGGGACAGCCGTTCACTCTCTGCCCTTCTTTCCCTCCCGCAGTGGGCAGCTGATCACACATCTGGGCAGTGATTTCCCCCCAGGGGCTGGGGTGCTGGATGTCATGTATGAGTCCCCCTCTACACTGCTGTCCTGTGGTTACGACACCTATGTTCGCTACTGGGACCTCCGGACAAGTGCCCG GAAATGTGTCATGGAGTGGGAGGAGCCCCACGACAGTACCTTATATTGCCTGCAGACAGACGGCAACCACCTGCTGGCCACAGGCTCCTCCTACTACGGTGTGGTGCGGCTCTGGGACCGGCGCCAGAGggcttgcctgcat CCTTGCTGTGCTGCTCCTAGGCCGGCGGCCACAACCCTCGCACCTGAAGCGCGGCCTCCTGGACCCTGGCGCTGA
- the Fbxw4 gene encoding F-box/WD repeat-containing protein 4 isoform X1, with protein sequence MRDCAWPRGTAVHSLPFFPSRSGQLITHLGSDFPPGAGVLDVMYESPSTLLSCGYDTYVRYWDLRTSARKCVMEWEEPHDSTLYCLQTDGNHLLATGSSYYGVVRLWDRRQRACLHAFPLTSTPLSSPVYCLRFTTRHLYAALSYNLHILDFQNP encoded by the exons ATGAGAGACTGTGCATGGCCAAGGGGGACAGCCGTTCACTCTCTGCCCTTCTTTCCCTCCCGCAGTGGGCAGCTGATCACACATCTGGGCAGTGATTTCCCCCCAGGGGCTGGGGTGCTGGATGTCATGTATGAGTCCCCCTCTACACTGCTGTCCTGTGGTTACGACACCTATGTTCGCTACTGGGACCTCCGGACAAGTGCCCG GAAATGTGTCATGGAGTGGGAGGAGCCCCACGACAGTACCTTATATTGCCTGCAGACAGACGGCAACCACCTGCTGGCCACAGGCTCCTCCTACTACGGTGTGGTGCGGCTCTGGGACCGGCGCCAGAGggcttgcctgcat GCCTTCCCGCTGACGTCAACTCCACTCAGCAGTCCCGTGTACTGCCTGCGATTCACCACCAGGCATCTCTATGCTGCCCTGTCCTACAATCTCCACATCCTAGACTTTCAGAACCCATGA